In Lytechinus variegatus isolate NC3 chromosome 12, Lvar_3.0, whole genome shotgun sequence, a single window of DNA contains:
- the LOC121425635 gene encoding uncharacterized protein LOC121425635, whose translation MTNLLLWMISVTTIATASGLTIDVDGPISGPCSLCPEGAPGPRGPPGDIGLPGRDGRDGRDASCNGQLSGMPSPVDQTNDGSSENTSGSNTVINVNSSGAVYIRWGRDVCVDGSELVYAGTAAGAHYTHTGSGSNYLCMPPDPIYDEHQSGGSRGLLYSAEYETNNAIGRLQGIHDHTPKCAVCRAPSGRSTKFMIPARNECPSDEWRLEYSGYLMSAYHGHKRTEFVCFDHDMEVEPGTAGNENGALFYMVTATCAAGTGLPCGPYIDGQELTCAVCTI comes from the exons ATGACCAATCTATTACTCTGGATGATTTCTGTTACCACTATTGCTACTGCTTCTGGTCTCACTATTGACGTGGACGGTCCGATCAGTG GTCCGTGTTCTCTATGTCCAGAAGGAGCTCCCGGTCCCCGTGGACCACCTGGAGACATTGGCCTGCCGGGAAGAGACGGTCGTGATGGGAGGGACGCTTCGTGTAATGGCCAACTATCAG GAATGCCGAGTCCTGTAGATCAAACGaatgatggtagcagtgaaAACACGAGTGGTAGTAATACAGTAATCAATGTCAATAGTAGTGGAGCTGTGTATATAAGATGGGGTAGAGATGTTTGTGTTGATGGATCAGAACTGGTTTATGCTG GAACTGCAGCAGGAGCTCACTACACACATacaggaagtggttctaactatCTCTGTATGCCACCTGACCCAATTTATGATGAACATCAGTCTGGTGGAAGTCGTGGTCTGCTGTACTCTGCCGAATATGAGACCAACAACGCCATCGGTCGTCTCCAAGGTATCCACGACCACACACCAAAATGTGCAGTCTGTAGGGCGCCCTCAGGACGATCTACCAAATTTATGATCCCTGCGCGGAACGAGTGCCCTTCTGACGAGTGGCGCCTGGAGTACAGTGGTTACCTCATGTCAGCCTATCATGGCCACAAACGTACTGAGTTCGTTTGTTTCGATCATGACATGGAAGTAGAGCCTGGTACAGCTGGAAACGAAAATGGGGCTCTCTTTTACATGGTAACAGCTACATGTGCGGCCGGAACTGGGCTTCCTTGTGGACCCTATATTGACGGTCAGGAACTCACTTGCGCTGTGTGTACGATTTAG